One part of the Amphiura filiformis chromosome 5, Afil_fr2py, whole genome shotgun sequence genome encodes these proteins:
- the LOC140151714 gene encoding uncharacterized protein: protein SLGYETSKALADLLNPLIGNTEHHVKNSKELAEDLSGVCIEDNEIFNSHDVVSLFTNTPIKEALDVIKKRLVEDKYLKLRTKLEVDDIIELLEFILTTTYFEFRGDIFRQRFGAAMGSPVSPIIANFFMEFLEQQAIATAPIDCKPRYWRRYVDDVLEIIKAGQVQNLTDHLNTIDKTDSIKFTYEEEKEGKIPFLDTLIVRKPDGSVKLLVYRKPTHTDQYLSFKSEHPLHQKMGVVRTLFDRMYSVVTDEKDRANEEKHVRGALKNCGYPKWAVDQVKSKMQRKTKPAVKPTAKKDQKNEDKSKGMVVLPYVNGISERVQRIFKKHKVDTAMKPHQTLKKFLVHPKDKRDKLKTGNCIYEIGCQNCDLTYVGETSRLFGIRLAEHKAAVNKANEKKFTRSERRASEQEQTKSAISDHVARANHVVNWDDSKILGKEHVRKSREGIK, encoded by the exons ATTCCCTCGGCTATGAGACATCCAAAGCCCTTGCCGATTTGCTCAATCCTTTGATCGGTAACACAGAACACCACGTTAAAAATTCAAAAGAATTAGCGGAGGATCTAAGTGGAGTGTGTATTGAGGACAATGAAATCTTTAACTCGCACGACGTGGTATCCTTGTTCACAAACACGCCAATAAAGGAGGCCCTAGATGTGATTAAAAAAAGACTGGTTGAGGACAAATATCTTAAGTTGCGTACCAAACTTGAAGTTGATGATATCATCGAACTCCTCGAATTTATTCTAACCACCACATATTTTGAATTTAGAGGTGACATATTTAGGCAACGGTTTGGTGCAGCGATGGGCAGCCCAGTCAGCCCCATCATAGCAAATTTCTTTATGGAATTTCTGGAACAGCAAGCAATCGCGACTGCCCCGATTGATTGTAAGCCACGGTATTGGCGTCGCTATGTGGATGATGTACTTGAAATAATCAAAGCAGGCCAAGTTCAAAACTTAACCGATCACCTCAACACAATCGACAAAACAGACAGTATAAAATTCACCTATGAAgaagagaaagaaggaaaaattccATTTCTCGACACGTTAATTGTCCGGAAACCTGATGGTTCGGTAAAGCTCCTGGTATACAGGAAACCAacccacactgaccaatatctcaGTTTTAAGTCAGAACACCCTCTCCATCAGAAAATGGGTGTAGTCCGAACCTTGTTTGATCGCATGTACAGCGTGGTCACGGACGAAAAGGATAGAGCAAATGAAGAGAAACATGTGCGAGGAGCCCTAAAAAACTGTGGCTATCCAAAATGGGCAGTAGACCAAGTGAAATCAAAAATGCAACGTAAAACAAAACCAGCTGTGAAGCCTACCGCAAAGAAAGACCAAAAGAATGAGGACAAAAGCAAGGGTATGGTAGTGCTCCCTTATGTCAATGGAATTTCCGAGCGTgttcaaagaattttcaaaaagcatAAAGTCGACACCGCTATGAAACCTCATCAAACCCTCAAAAAATTCCTGgtccaccccaaagacaaaagAGACAAGCTAAAAACAGGCAATTGTATTTATGAGATTGGCTGCCAAAATTGCGATCTCACTTATGTTGGCGAAACCTCGCGTCTGTTTGGGATAAGACTTGCGGAGCACAAAGCGGCAGTAAATAAAGCCAACGAGAAAAAGTTTACTCGGTCAGAACGTAGGGCATCCGAGCAAGAACAAACAAAGTCAGCCATATCGGATCATGTCGCAAGGGCAAATCATGTAGTCAATTGGGATGACTCCAAGATACTGGGCAAGGAGCATGTCAGAAAGTCAAGAGAA GGCATTAAATAA
- the LOC140151715 gene encoding EGF-like repeat and discoidin I-like domain-containing protein 3, which produces METILDSANENDDDIGDNLFITPTATRVNDICPPNFCSNGGTCISDTEAVTGFCLCPDGFGGIDCTDIVPVDGGDGDNVTEICPVDFCQNGGTCLPDPTTNVSTCQCASQFIGSRCETSLEDVDNDVILAMIFIVDALMMVAIIIAISLICYCVARRKRMQHRRISFQPVDTPWSIAVRNRTDGLY; this is translated from the exons ATGGAGACGATCTTAGACTCTGCTAATGAAAACGACGACGATATCGGTGATAACTTATTTATAACACCTACTGCCACGAGAGTAAACG ACATTTGTCCGCCAAATTTCTGTAGTAACGGTGGTACGTGTATCAGTGACACGGAAGCTGTGACAGGATTTTGTCT ATGTCCAGACGGTTTTGGTGGTATTGACTGCACTGATATTGTTCCTGTGGATGGAGGAGACGGCGACAACGTAACGG AAATTTGCCCAGttgatttttgccaaaatggaGGGACTTGTCTACCAGATCCCACAACTAATGTCAGTACCTGTCA GTGTGCCAGTCAATTCATTGGTAGCCGATGTGAAACGAGTTTAGAAGATGTTGATAATGATG TGATTTTAGCTATGATCTTCATAGTTGATGCCTTAATGATGGTTGCAATAATCATAGCCATAAGTCTAATATGCTATTGTGTCGCCAGAAGAAAACGTATGCAACACAGACGAATCTCATTTCAACCCGTTGACACACCTTGGTCAATTGCTGTGCGAAATAGG actgATGGCTTGTATTAA
- the LOC140151716 gene encoding uncharacterized protein codes for MTSKEMAALKKLKSNRNVIIKNADKGGAVVVWSKDLYVTEANRQLADETTYTKINEDPTPATQKLVSDTVKNMIKKKELPPSAKNLIHPCPQAANFYMLPKIHKPNTPGRPIVSSHSCPTVYVATFLDSVLTPIVAGLPTFIQDSPHTLRILQDFKFNDPGPRYLFTMDISSLYTSLPHDLCMTALNHYFTQRQDKSISTDILLRLCELVLTNNEFHFNGDFFRQTKGIAMGSRIGSGVACLTMGYIERTMLSQYDGPTPVFYKRYIDDVLGIFSGPRHHLDLFINHVSTYHESIKFTHEISDTSLSFLDLKLHIQGDSINTTLYYKETDSHNFLRFDSSHPPACKNPSHTAKFSGPNASAVSRMTSTMLLKRWLASLRNVVTHQTLLSLPSNGLKKLIETMLCRNPGRTNPIAPL; via the coding sequence ATGACCAGTAAGGAAATGGCTGCCTTGAAAAAACTCAAATCCAATCGGAACGTTATAATCAAAAACGCAGACAAAGGTGGGGCGGTTGTGGTTTGGAGCAAGGATCTTTATGTTACAGAAGCTAACAGACAATTAGCCGACGAAACAACTTACACGAAGATCAACGAGGACCCAACTCCCGCAACCCAAAAACTGGTGAGCGACACCGTCAAGAACATGATCAAAAAGAAGGAACTTCCCCCTTCAGCTAAAAACTTGATCCATCCCTGCCCTCAAGCAGCAAACTTTTACATGCTTCCGAAAATCCATAAGCCCAACACGCCGGGGCGTCCCATCGTTTCATCCCACTCTTGTCCTACTGTCTACGTTGCCACTTTCCTTGACAGTGTCCTGACACCCATCGTCGCCGGACTCCCCACTTTCATTCAAGACTCTCCACACACCCTTCGCATCCTTCAGGATTTCAAGTTCAATGATCCTGGTCCCAGATACCTGTTTACTATGGACATTTCATCTCTATACACCTCTCTGCCTCACGACTTATGCATGACCGCCCTGAATCACTATTTTACTCAACGGCAAGACAAATCAATATCTACTGATATTCTTCTCCGTCTATGTGAACTTGTGCTAACTAACAATGAGTTTCATTTCAATGGCGATTTCTTCAGGCAAACTAAAGGCATTGCGATGGGTTCACGTATCGGGTCAGGAGTGGCTTGCCTGACAATGGGTTATATTGAACGGACTATGTTGAGCCAATACGATGGCCCTACCCCGGTCTTCTACAAGAGATACATCGATGACGTCCTTGGTATTTTTTCTGGACCCCGCCACCACCTCGATTTATTCATTAACCACGTCAGCACCTATCACGAGTCCATCAAATTCACTCATGAAATTTCCGACACCAGCCTATCCTTTTTGGACCTCAAGCTCCACATACAAGGGGACTCTATCAACACCACACTCTACTACAAAGAGACTGATTCGCATAACTTCCTCCGATTCGACTCCAGTCACCCACCAGCCTGTAAAAATCCATCCCATACAGCCAAATTCTCAGGGCCAAACGCATCTGCAGTGAGCAGAATGACTTCGACAATGCTGCTGAAGAGATGGTTGGCTTCTTTGAGAAACGTGGTTACCCACCAAACATTACTCAGTCTGCCTTCCAACGGGTTAAAGAAATTAATAGAAACCATGCTTTGCAGAAATCCGGGGAGAACAAATCCAATCGCACCCCTTTAG